In the Aneurinibacillus soli genome, one interval contains:
- a CDS encoding NADH-quinone oxidoreductase subunit D — translation MLLNVGPQHPSTHGVFRMIVKIDGETITECIPIIGYLHRGTEKLAENLNYTQIIPYTDRMDYIAAMSNNYMMVHTVETMMGLEIPERAEYLRVIVLELQRVASHLLWFGTYLLDLGALSPLLYAFVDREKILSFFTEISGARLTYNYMRVGGVKWDAPEGWLEKVDEFVPYMRKQLQDYHGLVTGNEVFENRVKGVGIITREEAIAYSMSGVQLRASGVKWDLRKDQPYSIYDRFDFEVPTETAGDCFARYMIRFREMVESLNIIEQALKQMPDSGEIIAKVPRIIKAPQGEAFTRVEAPRGEIGCYIASNGKDKPYRIKFRRPSFANLQILPKLMQGQNIADMVAILGSIDIVLGEVDG, via the coding sequence ATGCTGCTGAATGTCGGGCCTCAGCACCCGAGTACGCACGGTGTATTCCGGATGATTGTCAAGATTGACGGGGAGACGATAACCGAATGTATTCCGATTATTGGGTATTTGCATCGTGGAACCGAGAAGCTTGCTGAGAACCTGAACTATACACAGATTATCCCGTATACGGATCGTATGGATTACATCGCAGCGATGTCGAACAACTACATGATGGTGCACACTGTTGAGACGATGATGGGGCTTGAAATCCCGGAACGTGCAGAATACTTGCGCGTGATCGTGCTCGAATTGCAGCGGGTAGCCAGCCACTTGCTATGGTTTGGTACATATTTGCTTGACCTGGGTGCCTTGAGCCCGCTCTTATATGCGTTCGTTGATCGGGAAAAAATCCTGAGTTTCTTTACCGAAATCTCAGGTGCTCGCCTCACGTACAATTATATGCGGGTTGGCGGCGTGAAATGGGATGCTCCAGAGGGCTGGCTTGAAAAAGTGGACGAGTTCGTGCCGTATATGCGCAAGCAGCTTCAGGATTATCATGGACTTGTTACAGGGAATGAAGTATTTGAGAATCGTGTAAAAGGGGTCGGAATTATTACGAGAGAAGAAGCGATTGCATATTCCATGAGCGGTGTGCAGCTTCGTGCATCGGGTGTGAAGTGGGACTTGCGCAAAGATCAGCCGTATTCCATCTATGATCGGTTTGATTTCGAAGTCCCGACAGAGACAGCAGGGGATTGCTTTGCTCGCTATATGATCCGCTTCCGTGAAATGGTAGAATCCCTCAATATTATTGAGCAGGCTTTAAAGCAGATGCCGGATAGCGGCGAGATCATAGCCAAAGTTCCGCGTATCATTAAAGCCCCACAGGGTGAGGCATTTACAAGAGTGGAGGCACCGCGTGGCGAGATCGGCTGCTATATTGCAAGCAACGGGAAAGACAAACCGTATCGCATCAAATTCCGCCGTCCATCCTTTGCCAACCTTCAAATTCTTCCGAAGCTGATGCAGGGACAGAATATTGCGGACATGGTAGCCATCCTCGGAAGTATTGACATTGTACTTGGGGAGGTTGACGGTTAA